Proteins found in one Elusimicrobiota bacterium genomic segment:
- the rpmE gene encoding 50S ribosomal protein L31, whose product MKEGIHPNYVESKVSCACGNSFITRSTKPVIKVDICSSCHPFFTGKQRFVDTAGRVEKFKKKFKEIKIDTKRVKKVKAVKVPKKKAFKVLSTTPDKKKAAPGAKAEKAKKTEK is encoded by the coding sequence ATGAAAGAGGGAATTCATCCAAACTACGTTGAATCAAAAGTTTCCTGCGCATGCGGGAATAGCTTTATAACCCGTTCAACCAAACCGGTTATTAAGGTTGATATCTGTTCGTCATGCCATCCGTTTTTTACGGGCAAACAAAGGTTTGTAGATACGGCCGGGAGAGTAGAAAAGTTTAAAAAGAAATTTAAAGAAATAAAAATCGATACAAAAAGGGTTAAAAAGGTTAAAGCAGTCAAAGTTCCGAAGAAAAAAGCTTTTAAAGTCCTTTCCACAACACCGGATAAGAAGAAAGCAGCCCCTGGAGCAAAAGCAGAAAAGGCTAAAAAAACAGAGAAGTAG
- the prfA gene encoding peptide chain release factor 1, translating into METKYFEDLDNKCKELERLISDQKVIAQDKDYSNYLKEHGKILPAVLKYREFKNSNDQIESLAILDDEELKQLAEEEIKTIGITKKQLETELNEYFKNKDKQDLAINSVIMEIRAGTGGDEAALFAADLFRMYARYFERKGYKMESLSSHATGLKGFKEIIVGVEADNIYDILQYESGTHRVQRIPSTESSGRIHTSTATVAILPEPKEIDMEIKPEDLKIDTFRASGHGGQHLQKTDSAVRITHLPSGIVCSCQDERSQGRNRQKAYKLLLVRLSEMKTKAQDSEIGDARRAQIGSAKRSEKIRTYNYPQNRITDHRAGVTIHNLENILEGDLDEFLKQIKTGIANKKEDSSQSDLNDEE; encoded by the coding sequence ATGGAAACTAAATATTTTGAAGATTTAGACAATAAATGCAAAGAGCTTGAGCGGCTTATTTCCGATCAAAAAGTAATCGCCCAGGACAAAGATTACAGCAATTACCTGAAAGAACACGGTAAAATTCTTCCGGCCGTCCTTAAATACCGCGAATTTAAGAATTCAAACGATCAAATTGAAAGCCTTGCCATACTTGATGATGAAGAGTTGAAACAACTTGCTGAGGAAGAAATTAAAACCATTGGGATTACAAAAAAACAGCTCGAAACAGAACTAAATGAATATTTCAAAAATAAGGATAAACAGGATCTCGCAATAAACAGTGTAATTATGGAAATACGCGCAGGTACCGGCGGCGATGAAGCGGCCCTGTTTGCGGCAGACCTTTTCAGGATGTATGCAAGGTACTTCGAGAGAAAAGGTTATAAAATGGAATCGTTAAGTTCTCATGCCACCGGTTTAAAAGGTTTTAAAGAAATCATAGTAGGCGTCGAAGCAGATAATATTTATGATATTTTGCAGTATGAAAGCGGCACGCACCGGGTCCAGCGCATCCCTTCGACAGAATCTTCCGGCCGCATTCATACCAGCACGGCAACAGTTGCTATTTTGCCGGAACCGAAAGAAATAGACATGGAAATCAAACCCGAAGACCTGAAGATTGATACTTTCCGCGCTTCCGGGCACGGCGGCCAGCACCTCCAGAAAACAGATTCCGCAGTAAGAATTACTCATTTACCCTCAGGCATAGTTTGTTCCTGCCAAGACGAACGATCGCAGGGGCGCAACAGGCAAAAAGCTTATAAACTATTGCTTGTACGCTTAAGCGAAATGAAAACAAAAGCCCAGGACAGCGAAATTGGCGACGCAAGAAGGGCCCAGATCGGCAGTGCAAAAAGGTCTGAAAAAATACGGACTTATAATTACCCGCAAAACCGCATAACCGACCACCGGGCCGGTGTAACCATACATAACCTCGAAAATATACTTGAAGGCGACTTGGATGAGTTCTTAAAACAGATAAAAACCGGCATTGCAAATAAGAAAGAAGATTCAAGTCAGTCTGACCTGAACGACGAGGAATAA